Sequence from the Deltaproteobacteria bacterium genome:
AAGTGAGGGTGAAGACAATATTGATCAGCCAGAAGGCCCAGGTCCGTTTCGCGCCGGCGAGCGTCCATTCGTGAGCCGGTGCGGGAGGGGAAAAATTCCCTTGGAGCAAGGGTTTCTGTGGGGGGAGACCGTCGGGCAAGAGGCCCATCTGTTCTGGATCGCGCACCGCAAAAGTTGCGCACAGGCTGATGGCCGCGATGGCGAGCAGGCCCAGGACGATATACGTCGAGCGCCACCCATACGCAGAGATGAGAGCCGTGGCGAACGGCGGGAAAATGAACATGCCAAAACTCGCCCCGCTGGAGGTAATGCTGAGCGCCAGCCCGCGTTTGACGGTAAACCAGCGCACGACCGTCGAATTGCAAGGCACGTAGGCGGCGCTCATGCCCGAGGCAGCGATGAGGCCAAGGGTCAGATAGAGCTGCCACAGCGCGGTGACCTGACTGGTCAAGAGAATACCGCTGCCCAAGAGACACGCGCCGATAGTCAAGACGATGCGAGGTCCCCAGCGATCCGTGCAGCGACCGGTGACTGCGCCCAAGGCGCTATAGACAAAGACGTACAAGGAATAGGGCAACGAGAGACTGCCGCGATCCCAGCCGGTGTCGGCGGAAATCGTCGGCATGAACACGCCAAAAGTGAACTGGATGCCGTAGGCGATGCAGAGAGCGAAGAACGCACACACAACGACCACCCAGCCGTAAAAGAATCCGTGTTCTTTCTCGACTGTTGCCAAGACGGTCGAGGTTCCTCTTTGTTCCAAGTGCGCTTTGTTCATTGGCAGGCAAGTATCCGTGCTGCGATAGTCGGTTGTCAAGGTATGGGTGATTTTCCCTATAGCCTTCAGCCTAAAGCCTCTGGACTGTTTTACAGCCCCAAAGCCTTGGCGATGTTGACCCGCTGGATTTCATCCGTACCGCCGGGAATGCGCAGGTTACGGGCGATACGGAAAATCTTCTCGATGCCGGATTCTTTCATCAGTCCGTGTGCGCCATGCAGTTGCACCGCGCGATCGGCGACACGGTAGAGGGCCTCATCGCAGAAGACTTTGAGGGCACAGACCACTTGCACCAACTGCGGATCGACCTTGAGCGTCCACAAGTCGCCTTGCTCGGCTTGCCATAAGCACTGGAGCGACATGGCGCGCATGGCTTGGACATCGAGATAGGAATCGACCATCATCCACTGGAGAGCTTGGAAGCGGCTGAGCGGGCCACCAAAAGCTTGGCGATTCTTCGTGTAGGACACGCAACGA
This genomic interval carries:
- a CDS encoding MFS transporter, whose amino-acid sequence is MNKAHLEQRGTSTVLATVEKEHGFFYGWVVVVCAFFALCIAYGIQFTFGVFMPTISADTGWDRGSLSLPYSLYVFVYSALGAVTGRCTDRWGPRIVLTIGACLLGSGILLTSQVTALWQLYLTLGLIAASGMSAAYVPCNSTVVRWFTVKRGLALSITSSGASFGMFIFPPFATALISAYGWRSTYIVLGLLAIAAISLCATFAVRDPEQMGLLPDGLPPQKPLLQGNFSPPAPAHEWTLAGAKRTWAFWLINIVFTLTWLVVFMPMVHIVPFAVDLGIPQFRAAMSISVIGFAGFAGRLGIGSISDYFGRVPTLGLCFALQAVAFLGFTMSTGLSLLYPAAAVFGFSYGGVTALFPALIGDFFGRNAVGAIVGFIFALAGSPAAFGPLIAGYIYTATSSYSAAFILSAALNVAALLLLFFLRKPQTQPI